The DNA window CAAAGCAATGATTGATCAATTAACACAACCAGAAATTCTTAATAATTCATTTATCGGTAAATGGGGTGATGAAGCCGAATTAGTTGATGAAATGGTCGCAGATATTTTAAAACACAGGAATTATAGAGACTAAAATTAGGTGTGAGAAAATCTTTAATTGATACGGATATTTTATCAGAAATTCGCAAATTAAGAAATCCTAAAATAAATGCTAAAGCCATTGGTTACATAGGTATATGGCAACAGTACACAATTTCTGTAATTACTGTTTCTGAAATTATCAAGGGATGGAAGAGAATAAATCGTAATGACCGCATTCAAGAGTTTTTAGCAGATTTATCTCAACTGGAAATCTTGCCTTTAGACCAAAGCTGTGCAGAACTTTCGGGTTTGATTCAGGCAGATTTAGAAACATCAGGACAACCAATCGGATTAGCAGATGTCTTAATAGCTGCTACAGCGATCGCAAATAACTTAATTCTAGTAACAGGTAATATTAGACATTATCAAAAAATCCAAGCATTGGGATACCCTTTAGTAATCGATAATTGGCGAGGATGAGGAGCAAATTCCGGTGATGCAACGTCATATTCAGTAAATATCACTAAAGTTTAGGTTTGACTCGATGTCCAACAGTCTTAGGGGTAAGCTGCCACTTTTACTGACATTCTGCTTAGTTACTAGCTTGTTACCTGCCTCTGGTGCAGTATTATGTCCAGCGATCGCTAGTAACAACTACCTTGCTGATCGAGATTATGGCAGAAATGGGAGTAAGGGGACAAGTGGGCGATCGGGTAGAGATGGCCGCGACGGTCAAAATCAAACTATTTTTGTCGATGGTTCAGCAGTCAACCTCGATTTATCTGGTCAAGATGGTGAGGATGGCGAAGATGGCGGATATGGTTATCGCCCTGACTGCGGTTATCAACCAGAAAACAAAAACCATGACATTCACGCAGCTAATGGTGGTGCTGGTGGCGATGGCGGTAAAGGTGGAAATGGCGGAAATGGTGGTTCTGTCACGGCTTATTACACTAATTTAGCCGACTTACGCAAAATACTTGTGCGTACAAACCCAGGGGAAGGCGGACGCGGTGGACGCGGTGGTAATGGGACGGCTGGTTGCAATTGTCGCAGGCGCAGTTGGGAAGTGCAAACCTGCAAAGGTACTCCTGGGAGTTCTGATTACAAATGTACTAAGAAGCGTTACAGATGTTACGACGGGCGGAATGGCAGCAATGGTAGTGACGGTAGCGATGGTAATACCGGGCGCTTGGGAGTGTTGAGTATTGTGAATAGTAAAGAACCCTTGGCGGCTGACACTCCTAGCATCAAGCTGTCAATTCCCGAACTCGCAGGTAAACAATTCCCACTCTCAAAAAATAAATGGAATCTGCGTACAGGTGCAGCTTCATTACTTGCCCCTGGTTCTATAATTGCTGATGAATACCGCGAATTTGACCAGCGTTTAGAAGAGTCGTTTCAGTTAGTTTGGCAAGAAAAACAACCGAGTCAAAGTTTTAGTAATCAAGCTGTCACAGTCACTTTAAATGATAGTAAACAACTAGAAGTGACTTTTCCTGAAGATTTGTGGGTTGATGCTAACAGTCAAAGTGAGAATAATTTGACAACTTATACTGTGAATCACGCAATTCTCAAACAAGATGTGACTCGGTTAGCAGTCGCGGAATTTGCAGGTGCGGGAGAAAACCTTAACTTAAAAATCGTCGATTTAGCAGCAAAATCTGATGTTCTGCAAACTAAATTTCGCGTGAAATTCCGGGCGCGAGATAACTCTGGGGGTTTCTCTGACTATCAAACTGTTTATACAGGTGATGTTCCGCCTGAATTTGTCACCCGTGACTATAATCGTTTTACTTTGGCGTTAGGCAAGTTAAAAATACCAGAAAATGCCCTAAGTCCTGGTATCAATGTTGATATTGAAGTGACAGCAACACGTTCATTAGGCGGACGTTCCGCCAAGCAAACTATTAACTGGCAAAGTGCAATTCGTCAGCCTAGTACAACAAGGCAAAAGTAAAAAGGCAAAAGGCAAAAGGCAAAAGAAATAATAACGATACAACAAGCCTTTTAGCAATTTCTTATGGTTTGTTTATTTACAGCATTTTTCATTCCAATGAGGTACATTCATCTAGCCTTGAGCATCCTAGCCTCTAACCTCTAGTCTCTAGTCTCTATTCACTATCAATTTGTACTATATAAAAGTTTAACTCGATTTTTTGTTTTCAGAAATCATCTGTGCTAGTAGAGAACCCATGAAATCTAAAAATTGATCTAATAAAGTGCCGATAATACCAATATAGAGTAATACCTGAATCATGCTATTAGTATTACCTGCTTTGTAGCTTTCCCAGAGAATAAAGCCTAATCCTCTGGGGCCAATTAGCATTTCTATGGCTATAACTGTAAACCACGCTACCCAAATACCAACTTTCAATGAATGAAATACATGAAATATAGCAGCCCGAAAGTTATTATTTTGTCTGCGAAAATGTTGTAAACCGATAGCTACATTAATGATAACTGTCCAAAATGTGGCAAGAAATATCACCATTACTGATGCAGGTTCACTATCTTGAAACAAGATGAGGGCAATTGGCAGTAAGGCTAAAGGCGGAATGCTATGTGGTATCTGAAATATCCTTCTAAAAATCTGATAAACTGTAACATTTATGCCAATAAAATATCCGATGAAACTGCCGAAAACAGCAGCCGGAATGTAACCTACAAACAGTTTTTGTAAGCTGGCTAAAAAGTCTAAAAATAAAGTTTGTTCCATGCCTCAGTTTTTATTTGGAACGTTTATATACAGCCTTTCTTAACCTAGTGAGTTACAGACAAGAATAATTAACCGCAGATAAACGCAGATGGACGCAGATAGATTTGTCCTTCAGTCAACTAGTAAACGCTATATTACTGTGGCAATCAATAAAAAACAGTCAATAGATAACCCAGGAGAATGTATGTTAGGGAGTGGGGAAGAACATTTTTTGTAAAATTTATTTTATCAGAGAATAAATTATGACTCCCAAAAATAAATAAAATCTCAATAATTGGTGAAGAACAAGATCCCCGACTTCTTTAAGAAGTCGGGGATCTGAATACAGAATTTCAACAGCAAGTCATCAAGTCATGATGTCTCAAAGATTATAGACAACTGATGGTTGTGCTATCTCTGGAACTGGTGTAGATTCATCTGCTGATTGATTAACTCGATTTAGCCATCTTTCGGCTTTGGAGTAGTTATCTTTCTGCACTTGTTTGATGGCTTGTTTGTAGTTGAGGGTTACGCCCCAAACATCAGAAACGAAGCGTTTTTCCTGTTTCATTTTGTCAAAGAACTGGATAGCTTCTAACAGTGATAAATTACCTTCAGTATTAGCGATCGCTAACATCACTTCATAAACATCATCGGCCATTTTGGCATCACCGCACACATAATAATGGCATTTTGGATGACTCAGCAGTTGCCAGATTTCTTTGGGTTTGCGCTGCATCAAATTTTGGACGTAGACTTTTTCACCGCCTTGGCGAGAAAATGCCACGTTTAATTCTGACAGCACGCCTTGACTGTACCATGTCTGCAATTGCTCTTGATAAAGGAAGTCTTGGTGATTGCGACAACCAAAGTATAAAGTCGCATCTGCGAGGGTTTTTCCTTGCTGCGCCAAGGCTTCTCGGTATTGCAAGAAGCCAATTAAAGGTGAAACTCCTGTACCTGGCCCGACCATCAACATCATTGCTTCTGGGTCGCTGGGTGGACGGAAACTGGAGGTACGCACATCAATTCTTACTTTGGTTCCTGGTTGCAGTCCAGCGAGGTAGTTAGAACATAGTCCCTGACGAACTTTACCTGCATCGGTTTTAATTTGCAACACCCCGACGGTGATTTGAATTTGCTGGGGATGCAATAACGGACAGGAGGAAATGGAGTACAGACGCGGTTTTTGTTTTGGTAGTAATTCCAGTAAGGCGGCGAGGGTAATGGTCGCGCCGGGAAATTCATCGAATAAATCAGCCACGCTCATGTAATTGTCGGTGATGGTTTTGGTGAGCGCAATGCTTTCGGGGTGGTCTTCACCTTGGCGGAGAATTTCTAACCAAGTTTCCAGGCGTTGTTTTTCTGTGTGGTTGGAGGTGGCAGAATGTAAATATGCCAATAAATCGTTGAATGGTTCCCGCACAGCTAAATCTAGTTCTTCTGATAAGACATGACCAACGGTTGTGGGTACGGCGATGGGTGGTTGATCTTCAGTTTCTTGACCATCGGCGGTGACGTAACTTGCACTAAAGTAGGTGTCGGGTGTCAAATTCAGGCGATCGCAAATTCGCTGTACCAATTCTGGGGGATTATTAGGATAAACTGCAACGTGATCACCTGTTTCATAGTTGAGGTGAGTGTT is part of the Aulosira sp. FACHB-615 genome and encodes:
- a CDS encoding PIN domain-containing protein, producing the protein MRKSLIDTDILSEIRKLRNPKINAKAIGYIGIWQQYTISVITVSEIIKGWKRINRNDRIQEFLADLSQLEILPLDQSCAELSGLIQADLETSGQPIGLADVLIAATAIANNLILVTGNIRHYQKIQALGYPLVIDNWRG
- a CDS encoding ABC transporter permease → MEQTLFLDFLASLQKLFVGYIPAAVFGSFIGYFIGINVTVYQIFRRIFQIPHSIPPLALLPIALILFQDSEPASVMVIFLATFWTVIINVAIGLQHFRRQNNNFRAAIFHVFHSLKVGIWVAWFTVIAIEMLIGPRGLGFILWESYKAGNTNSMIQVLLYIGIIGTLLDQFLDFMGSLLAQMISENKKSS
- a CDS encoding collagen-like protein: MSNSLRGKLPLLLTFCLVTSLLPASGAVLCPAIASNNYLADRDYGRNGSKGTSGRSGRDGRDGQNQTIFVDGSAVNLDLSGQDGEDGEDGGYGYRPDCGYQPENKNHDIHAANGGAGGDGGKGGNGGNGGSVTAYYTNLADLRKILVRTNPGEGGRGGRGGNGTAGCNCRRRSWEVQTCKGTPGSSDYKCTKKRYRCYDGRNGSNGSDGSDGNTGRLGVLSIVNSKEPLAADTPSIKLSIPELAGKQFPLSKNKWNLRTGAASLLAPGSIIADEYREFDQRLEESFQLVWQEKQPSQSFSNQAVTVTLNDSKQLEVTFPEDLWVDANSQSENNLTTYTVNHAILKQDVTRLAVAEFAGAGENLNLKIVDLAAKSDVLQTKFRVKFRARDNSGGFSDYQTVYTGDVPPEFVTRDYNRFTLALGKLKIPENALSPGINVDIEVTATRSLGGRSAKQTINWQSAIRQPSTTRQK